The window gcagcatggccaggtggactggggacagcaaggagtcatcatgtcaggtagtcctggggcatggtcctagggctcaggtcctccgagagagagaaagaaagagagaaggagagaattagagaacgcacacttagattcacacaggacaccgaataggacaggagaagtactccagatataacaaactgaccccagccccccgacacataaactactgcagcataaatactggaggctgagacaggaggggtcaggagacactgtggccccatccgaggacacccccggacagggccaaacaggaaggatataaccccacccactttgccaaagcacagcccccacaccactagagggatatcttcaaccaccaacttaccatcctgagacaaggctgagtatagcccacaaagatctccgccacggcacaacccaaggggggggggggggcgccaacccagacaggatgaccacaacagtgaatcaacccactcaggtgacgcaccccctccagggacggcatgagagagccccagcaagccagtgactcagcccctgtaatagggttagaggcagagaatcccagtggaaagaggggaaccggccaggcagagacagcaagggcggttcgttgctccagagcctttccgttcaccttcccactcctgggccagactacactcaatcatatgacccactgaagagatgagtcttcagtaaagacttaaaggttgagaccgagtttgcgtctctgacatgggtaggcagaccgttccataaaaatggagctctataggagaaagccctgcctccagctgtttgcttagaaattctagggacaattaggaggcctgcgtcttgtgaccgtagcgtacgtgtaggtatgtacggcaggaccaaatcagagagataggcaggagcaagcccatgtaatgctttgtaggttagcagtaaaaccttgaaatcagcccttgctttgacaggaagccagtgtagagaggctagcactggagtaatatgatcacattttttggttctagtcaggattctagcagccgtatttagcactaactgaagtttatttagtgctttatccgggtagccggaaaatagagcattgcagtagtctaacctagaagtgacaaaagcatggattaatttttctgcatcatttttggacagaaagtttctgatttttgcaatgttacgtagatggaaaaaagctgtcctcgaaatagtcttgatatgttcttcaaaagagagatcagggtccagagtaacgccgaggtccttcacagttttatttgagacgactgtacaaccattaagattaattgtcagattcaacagaagatctctttgtttcttgggacctagaacaagcatctctgttttgtccgagtttaatagtagaaagtttgcagccatccacttccttatgtctgaaacacatgcttctagcgagggcaattttggggcttcaccatgtttcattgaaatgtacagctgtgtgtcatccgcatagcagtgaaagtttacattatgttttcgaataacatccccaagaggtaaaatatatagtgaaaacaatagtggtcctaaaacggaaccttgaggaacaccgaaatttacagttgatttgtcagaggacaaaccattcacagagacaaactgatatctttccgacagataagatctaaaccaggccagaacatgtccgtgtagaccaatttgggtttccaatctctccaaaagaatgtggtgatcgatggtatcaaaagcagcactaaggtctaggagcacgaggacagatgcagagcctcggtccgatgccattaaaatgtcatttaccaccttcacaagtgccgtctcagtgctatgatggggtctaaaaccagactgaagcattttgtatacattgtttgtcttcaggaaggcagtgagttgctgccttcagacttgtggaggtctgctactttttttctgaggtctttgctgatttcttttgattttcccatgatgtcaagcaaagaggcactgagtttgaaggtagtccttgaaatacatccacaggtacacctccaattgactcaaatgatgtcaattagcctatcagaagcttctgaagccatgacatcattttctggaattttccaagctgtttaaaggcacagtcaacttaatgtatgtaaacttctgacccactggaattgtgatacagtgaattataagtgaaataatctgtctgttaacaattgttggaaaaattacttgtcaggcacaaagtagatgtcctaaccgacttgtcaaaactgtagtttgttaacaagaaatttgtggagtggttgaaaaatgagttttaatgactccaacctaagtgtatgtaaactcctgacttcaactgtatgttttttatatatatggaGTTATTCTATGCTAAGATATGCTAAAATATGCTAtgctatactacagtatactaaccTGTGCCATGCTATACTATACAATGACATGTATGGCTCATAGCATTATGTCCTAAATGCTGGTTGATTGAGTGATGCATGGCATACATTGACAAATTCCTGTCCTTGATCTGTCTGCAGCACGTGGAAGTTCATGGTGTTTGTTCACGCTAAGATTGGGCAGCTGAAGGTGAAGGACTTCAGTCAGAAGCTCCAGGGCATCTCAGGCTTTATATTCCACCTCCAGCTGTGTGAGGGCCAGCAGCTCAAACACCACATCCTGCTCAAGGCCCACACTGAGTGAGATAGTGCACATACCACTATCAATCACGATCATGATTTGTAATGGTAGTGATAATGTAAGAACTGACAGCCTCTACATGGGTTTTGTTTCTTCCCAGGAGTGGGAAACAGAGATGGATCACAGCCATGTTCCCCTCTGATCCATTGGAAGACATTGAGCAGGCCAGTGAGAATGATGGTGAGTATAAGCAGTCACATGTTGCAGTGTCACTGAGTTTCTATTGTTTAATTGACTGTAACCTGGAAGATATTGCTTCATGCTTTAAAAAGTTGTAAAAATAGATTTTAACAGCACTACACCTTTTTCATGAATTTCGATACATTTTGTTTCTCCTCTCAGATCTTTCTCAAGTTCAGTGCATCAAGAGCTACCAGGCCCAAGAGCATGACGAGCTAACATTGGAGAAGGCTGATATTCTTCAAGCCAAGACCATTACAAGTGACGGTGAGACACTCCATTTGGCGACCTCACATTAAACACTATCATAATAAGTATACATTTAAAGGGCAACTTCATTAAGATAAAAACATTTTACCCTTAAAGTAGTTCATAGGACTTTTCTATCATATGTCAAACCCAAAGTTTCAGTGTAAAACATATAGACCACCACAAGTGATAATGTCACTGGGTGTGATTTCGTTTGCTGAGTTTGTCGTGTATTCTATATCCACAGGCTGGGTGGAGGGCATTCGGCTGTCAGATGGGGAGCGGGGCTGGTTCCCCAAAACCAATGTAGAGGAGATCACAAATCGCAGTGCGCGTCTCCGCAACCTCAGAGAAAACATCCGCATCAAGTGTGTCACACAGAAACTGGAGGAGGAGCTCTTTTAAGTGTCCTCTCCACCCTGCAGCTTTTAACTTACACTTGGAATGTCCAATCGTAATGGTGTAGTAACTCTCAACCCCAAATATCTATAAGTCCCAGCTTTTACGCAACACCAGTTATATAATAGCTGAGCAGTTTCAGGTGATCTGGATGTGGGAGCTTTATTTAGTCTGCAGGTGCTCATAAGATTTGGCGTATCTTGACCATAAGCAATATAGCTAAGTAGTATGGTTTTCCAGCTGCATAGCAGTAATTTCCTTTCACTCATGCTTGCTATGACTGCATATACAACTACTGTAACACAACTACTGGGACATCAGaaatcaagtgtttttctttGCCTCAAGCACTTTAATTGTCATCTTAAAGAGTCCTCTCAGCATTCGAAATAAACACAATttcagacatactgtacattcaaATCATGACTAGCCTACTAATTTACTAATGGAGAAAGTCCATTTCAACAAAACATTGAGGATTACAGAGTTTGTACATCTTCCCTGTGATTTGACATTGAGAGCTGTTTACGCGTAGACCAAAATTAAGATGGAACACATAATACTATTTACCAACCACTACTACAATCTACATGTAGATGTACACCATTCCATtggcacattattattatttttaaatataccTTTGTTGAATTTCTGAAATGTTAGTACTAATTTAAATGATTGCTGTTGCagcatgtgtatttgtttatgcTCCTAGCTGGTTATTCTCTATGGAGAAAATGATGTAAATGTACATTCTGTAGATGTACTTACATGTTTAAATGAATATATGTCTAATTTACTATTATGACTGTAATTTATAAGGGCCAGGATCTGCCAAAAACATACCATTATAACAAATATTAGAattgaaaaatatagatgacaaAAGACTAATAACACATGTGAGCTACTTGAGATCTCTGGTTGTGAGCACAATACTGTAAATGCTTTACCCCTGAAATAAATGCACATACTTACATTTTTCTGTGATTTAAATGACGACTGACTTTTTTTTCTCCCAATAATACAGTATGTAGGTGGAGCCTGAATGTTTGCTGACATGACATAAAGTTTGAGTTCCTTGTACAAAATAAGTAGGCCTACGCAATTTGGGAAAGGTAGTGatgaaaaaacagttttttattgaGTTTGTACATACAGTATCAAGAACAACCTAATAGAAAATATGGAAAAGGTCATGAACAGCACTACAGTTTCTATTTTGGTTTAAACAGCGATTTGACAAAAAATATTGTAAGATCAGTGCACTAAAAATATACTCCCAATTTAGCCTATCCATTGCTATTAATGTCACTAGTGAAGCAGAGTTCTACAGACAGTAACCTACAGCATAAGACATTTCACCAGAATCTCTTAATTTCATTGTACCCGACTGAATAATGTATGCATATacactgtatacagtacatgCTATCCACAATTTCAGTGTCTATTGATGAAAAGAGGCATGAGTCTTCTATTGAGTGAGGCCATTGGCCAGTGAGTCTCAGTCTTGTGCTACTGTCATTGGTTCCCGGGACTCCTTCCTGCTCCACAGTTTTTTCGGCATGAGGGGTGGAGCCGTGTAGTTTGAGGTAGCTTGGAGTTTTTTTTCCAGCTATGTGAGAAAATAAATTAATTTTTAGGTTATTACATTTTGGGACTACTTTTGTGGACTTACTGTCACTAACTTGATTTCTTCTGTAAATTAATCTGCCATCACAACAGTTCAAGGCTAAGCTAACACATTTTTAGCATCCTGCATCTTCACAAAATggatatacatgtatatatggcTCAATTGGAATCAATATATATAGGCAGAGAAGGCTAGCCACACAGTTTTTCCAACCAGTTTTATCTTTGTTCCCTCATTTCCCTTTTTAATGGGACTGTAATGGTACTGTACCTGTTGTAGCTGGAAGATCCAGTTCTGATAGTCTTCAGGACAGGTGCAGGATACCTGCAGCGGCTCCATCAGTTCACCTGCACCACACAACATACAATAGAAGGACAATGCTCTTCACCACTGTCTACAGCAACACTTGATACAGTTGACTTGCTGCAGATCTAGTCGCAGTTTCAATGGTTAATTTAGGGTCCTTTTGCTTCATTATGCAAAAGTGTTAGAGCATTTTGACGTACGTTATGCCTGTTTTGTATTTTACCTGTTAACTCAAATTCCAGCCTCCCAGGTAATGCAGACCTCTCCACGGCTGCGATGCTTTTCCGAGACAATTTACCCTAAAGTGTTATGACAAACAGGTTGAAGTGTCATGTATTGGATCAGCTCTATAAATTACAACATCTTCTgaactgtacattttagaatgTCACACCAACATCTACTGTATAGCGGAAATTGGCAAACTAGGTAAGGTCACCAGATTCACAATGTTTACTGTGACATTGTATCCTTGAGAACATCATTTGACTGTACCTCATATTTCACACTGAGGCGCTCGTTATCCACAGAGAGCAGGAGGACATCTTGAGGGAAGAGCACGAGTAGCCGCTCATGAAGTCCCTGCAAGAATGTATCAACGTTGTCACAGTGTTTATTTTATCTCAAGTCCACTATTATCATTATAGTTACTGTTTTCATTAGCAATATGACTATTTGCATAATCAAGTACTATTATTAGCCCTATGATCATTATTtactattggggcggcagggtagcctagtggttagagcattggactagtaaccgaaaggttgaaagttcaaatcccagagctgacaaggtacaaaatctgtcattctgcccctgaacaggcagttaacccactgttcctaggccatcattgaaaataacaatttgttcttaactgacttgcctggttaaataaaggtacaataacaAAGATATGTATTAACATTATTTATATATGCTTTTTTATGTAGTAGATAGTTCTGACAGAGTACTGGACTAGTGTAGGATTCTTTTCTGAGTAAACTAGTGTAGGATTCTTTTCTGAGTAAACTAGTGTAGGATTCTTTTCTGAGTAAACTAGTGTAGGATTCTTTTCTGAGTAAACTAGTGTAGGATTCTTTTCTGAGTAAACTAGTGTAGGATTCTTTTCTGAGTAAACTAGTGTAGGATTCTTTTCTGAGTAAACTAGTGTAGGATTCTTTTCTGAGTAAACTAGTGTAGGATTCTTTTCTGAGTAAACTAGTGTAGGATTCTTTTCTGAGTAAACTAGTGTAGGATTCTTTTCTGAGTAAACTAGTATAGGATTCTTTTCTGAGTAAACTAGTGTAGGATTCTTTTCTGAGTAAACTAGTGTAGGATTCTTTTCTGAGTAAACTAGTGTAGGATTCTTTTCTGAGTAAACTAGTGTAGGATTCTTTTCTGAGTAAACTAGTGTAGGATTCTTTTCTGAGTAAACTAGTGTAGGATTCTTTTCTGAGTAAACTAGTGTAGGATTCTTTTCTGAGTAAACTAGTGTAGGATTCTTTTCTGAGTAAACTAGTGTAGGATTCTTTTCTGAGTAAACTAGTGTAGGATTCTTTTCTGAGTAAACTAGTGTAGGATTCTTTTCTGAGTAAACTAGTGTAGGATTCTTTTCTGAGTAAACTAGTGTAGGATTCTTTTCTGAGTAAACTAGTGTAGGATTCTTTTCTGAGTAAACTAGTGTAGGATTCTTTTCTGAGTAAACTAGTGTAGGATTCTTTTCTGAGTAAACTAGTGTAGGATTCTTTTCTGAGTAAACTAGTGTAGGATTCTTTTCTGAGTAAACTAGTGTAGGATTCTTTTCTGAGTAAACTAGTATAGGATTATTTTCTGAGTAAACTAGTGTAGGATTCTTTTCTGAGTAAACTAGTA of the Oncorhynchus kisutch isolate 150728-3 linkage group LG17, Okis_V2, whole genome shotgun sequence genome contains:
- the LOC109908068 gene encoding rho guanine nucleotide exchange factor 19, with protein sequence MLVENILKRTTPGSRGEDTATKAFNELKRLIKECNSSVQSMKRMEELIHLNKKIHFEGKIFPLISQSRWLVKHGELLEVDTQTMSISGSKFKLPTRPVYLHLFNDCLLLSRRKDTWKFMVFVHAKIGQLKVKDFSQKLQGISGFIFHLQLCEGQQLKHHILLKAHTESGKQRWITAMFPSDPLEDIEQASENDDLSQVQCIKSYQAQEHDELTLEKADILQAKTITSDGWVEGIRLSDGERGWFPKTNVEEITNRSARLRNLRENIRIKCVTQKLEEELF